The sequence below is a genomic window from Bos javanicus breed banteng chromosome 5, ARS-OSU_banteng_1.0, whole genome shotgun sequence.
AACCCTCTGGGTCAACCCTCAGCTCAGCCCTTCGGTCCCAGGCACACCAGGGAGCCGCACAGGGTGATTTGGAATTATGGACATCCCCTTTTAAGCCAGTCTTGTGCAGCGTTGAATCTGGAGGTTGGTCTCAGAACCACACCGTCTCCAGTGATGTTTCACAGTCAGTCTGGCCAGTGGAGGGGGCAGGCATGGAAAGGAAGCACTCAGCGGCCATCGAGACGGTTCTGGAATGCCACAAGTGTCTAGGTCTCCACAAtcacttgggggtgggggatgagcaGGGCCCTGACGGACAGATCTGACCAGACACAGGCCTTGAGCCGTGGGTGATACAGAATGGTATCAGGTTTAGCAACAGTGGACGATTACTGAGAGGCCAAGGGGTTTGATCTGAGCAGGAGGCTGGACTCTGAGAGACTGGAGCTGAgggtgttttctctttttcttcctgttggTGCCATGGCGAAATTGTAAGCTCTTTTCTTGCAGTGATTGGGGGTGAGAGTAGCCTTTGTTGGGTAAAATATGACATTGTCAACACTGTAGAGTGACAGAGTGGAGTCACACCCTGTTGTGAAACATCTCCTTCCCTGGGTGTTCTGCCCTGAGGCCTGCTGGGGGAAGTGCTCCCCCCAGGTAGAGCTAAGAGGGCTGGGAGTTGAGggccaggcccagagaggttggtCAGATCTCCTTGGACCCAGAGGCCCTTGCTCTGAACCAGATGCAGAGATGTCCCATGATGCCACTGCTTCGTCCTCCCTGGCTTCTGACTTAGGAGCAGACTCTGGaactcactcagactcacgtgtcTCTTGACACTTTAAGAGACTTCCTGTTTTAGGTTCCTCCAGCTGGGTGTCACCAAGTAGGCAATATCCAGCCCCATGCTATCTTTCTAACTGCAGACTGATGTTACCCAGGCTCCGTCCCTGTTGCAGGACTGGGAGGCAGAGTTGATGGGAGCGGGGAGGCAGCTATTTCTGGCATTCCTGAGTGGTCAGCAGGGGCTTCGTTTCTCCCAGGGAGTGGAGGGCTCTGCAGGGCTCCAAGAACAGACGTGTGCACAGGGAAAATGCTTCATTGAGGTCTCTGCTCAGCTGGACCTCTGAGGGCCATCCCAGAGAGCAGCAACCCCCACTAATACACACACGCTGTCTATACCGTCTCTCTGCTCtgagtttcttttccatttttttttttttttaatgatctgttTTTCCTAACAGCACTCTGCAGCAGTGTACAGCACCCTGTTTGGTGGCTTGTCTGAGCAGTCAGTGTTTCCTATGCTGAGCTGTTGAGTTCCAGGAGGATGGGGGTTGTGTTCACTGCCACAGTCCCAcactcaaaatatttattgaataaatatgaATTGAATGATTGGTTGCCAGGCTCTGAGACCCTAGGGCACCAGGCCTCCCGCCACAGCACAGGACCCCAAATAGGCAGGCGCCACACTCCGAGTCCCCAGCCTGTCCCTGGCCACAGCTCCTGTGTCCCACCCTCCTGGGCTGTTCCCTCCACAGCCCCCGCTCAGTCCTCAGGCTGGGGCAGAACTGACCTGGACAGGCTGGGAGGTGACAGAgatccagctctggctgcccccgCCGCTCCCCCTGGGTGGAGTATGTTGTCATCCCAAATCATTCCTTATTTCGCCGCAACTTTACAAATGGGGAAATGGAGGTTCGGGAAAGTTATGTGACTTACTTAATAGtttttttgtgtggtttttttggttgtttttttttcattttattgcagtatagttgttACACAgcgttgtgttcatttctgctgtatggcacagtgactcagttctacacatatatacattcttttttatattccttttcattatggtttatcccaggatgttGAATGTGGTTTCCTGTGTTCTACAATAGGATCTTGTTTATCTTTAATTGTTGTTTGACCAACACTGGGGGGGGTCAGGCGGTTCTGTCTGGCCTTGTTTACCACCCCTTCCTGTTTGCCCTCTCCTAGCCACTACCCGCTCTGGATTTGAATTCCCCCAGAACCTCTCCCTGCCAGCCTGCCGCCAAGCCcatgttcattcactcatttactgGGGGGAGACCGACGTGTACATAAACGGCTGCGATGCGATGCAGTAGCAGACTTGGGCTCGCGATGAGGGTCAGGTCTGGGGGGACACAGGCGCACACTGCCTTGGCAGTGCTGCCCCCCGGGCAGGTGTGACCTTAGATTGGGAGGAGGCATACCTGAGCTGTGCTCCTTATCACGCCCCTCATGCCTTGCCCTGGGCTATTATCCATGGCTCTTCTCACATGTGGCTTTGAGCTGTTCCAAGTCATGTCATCCCCAGCCTGGTACTCCCTCTTGTGCTGCCCCTCCGGGCAGCCTCCCCTGAGTCCCCTCCCCTGGTTCCCAGTTCCCATGACCCTTTTGCCTCCCTCTGTTGCCTTGTACTGAGAACCTAGCTGCCCTTGGCCCACTTCCCAGCTGCGAAGCTCCTTGCGTTTGGAACTACGGCTGTTTTTCCCATACCTCTAGATCTCCTCTGAGAGTGAATTCCGTGAGAATTATGGGGACATTTTAGGAGCAGAATCAGAGGAGGTGTGGTTAGACAGGCGGAGAGGCTTACAGCAGAAGTGACAGTAAGGGAGCAGCCCCTGAGCACTCTCTCGACATGGGGCCCTTTGGGGAGAGGCTGTGAGGGGAAGCCAGCAGCCAGCAGGCCCTCTGTGCTCTGACCTGATGGACGTCAGTGCTGGGGTCTTGGGGCTGTTGGGGCAGGGAGTCAAGGAGAGGCCTTTCCGTGTGCTCAGTCGTACCCCAGGGCAGGAGCTGAAAGAGGCAGGGGTATCCTTTCACCAGGTCACACTAGCCCTCTGTTCTCCAGACAGAGCCACAAACCCCCTGAACAAGGAGCTGAACTGGGCCAGCATCAACGGCTTCTGTGAGCAGCTCAACGAGGACTTTGAGGGGTAGgtgacttccctgtcctttgctcaCGTGCTCAGCACCTGCCATGCACCCTCCAGACCCAGCCTTGGGCAGACATGAGGGTGGGTTGAGACTCGGTTTGCATTCTTAATGAGCTCCCAGATTAATGATGGCATCAGGCACTCTGTGCCTggacccattttacaggtgaagaaactgaggctcagggaactCAGCAGTTGCCCTAAGATCTCACAGACCTGATGAGGCTCCaggctgcctgactcgtgcccaGGCTTGTTTGGGGAGAAACTGCCGGAGAACTGCATGCTCCCCAGTTGGGGTACCCTTTGCTCAAGGCAGAGCCTGAACTGCCCGCATGAAACCCACACGGTGTGCTTGTCAGAACTGTCCGTTGGTGGTGCGTCCAGGCTTGGACTAGACCACTCAGCAGGGACCTTGAGGGGGGACGTTGTTAGCGGGTTCCCAGGCAGTGCTGAAGTTGGGAGCACAGCCCAGCGTGCTTCACCTCCGCTGCACCCCCACAAGTGCAGGCGCTCCACTCAGGATGCCATGTGGACCCTGACGTGCGTGGTCCCCACACCAGCTGCTCGGGCCCGAGTCCCATCCCTTCAGTTAGGGGGTTGCCTGGGTGAGTACTGGATGCCTCTGAGCCTCCATCTCTGCGACTGTAAAGTGGGGGTGATAGTGCTGCCTGCTTCAGGGGGCTCTTAGGGGCTTAGGCAGGAAAATGGAGGTGAGTCGCCTTGCACATTAACCACTCAGTACGTGTTAGCTGTTGCTGTCACTGGTGACAGTTAGGATCTGGTAGGTGATGTCACATTCTCCCAGCAGAATGTTCTGGGCACATTGTCGTGTCCTGCTCCCTGGCTGGGCCCCTGTAGACCGTGGGCATGTCTGTGTTAGGATCGGGTAGGTGATGTCACATTCTCCCAGCAGAATGTTCTGGGCACATTGTTGTGTTCTGCTCCCTGGCTGGGCCCCTGCCTCAGTACTTGTCTGTACAGCCACCCAAGGATATGCAGGTCATAGTTCTCAGTAAAGCCAGCCAAGGAGCTGAGCTCGTCCCTTTCAAAGGTTGCCGCCCTGCGCGCCCTGCCTGGCCCTGCTCTGTTGTGCCAGAGTCTCTGGCCCCAGTCAGTCCGAAGAGGGAGCTGGGCCTTTGCGCATGCCCTGCAGGAGCCTCTGCAGACTCCAGGGCCAGGGGGAAGAGTGGCAGCACTCTCAGGgtgcctggggctctgtgacTAGTCTGGCTCTTTGCTCTTCCTTTCCCGCAGGCCTCCACTTGCCACCCGGCTGTTGGCCCACAAGATCCAGTCCCCGCAGGAGTGGGAGGCAGTCCAGGCCCTGACGGTGAGGAGAAGGAGAAACACAGTGCCATCTGTCTCCTGACCATGTGGATGGcaccaggggtgggggggggggagactGAGGTTTTTGGggtcccatcaggctcctctttaGAGCCCAAGGGAATTGAGCCAAGATGGCCTAAATAAGGGTGTGTGCCAGCCTTTGAGCGCCCTATGGCAACCAGTGAACCAATGGGCTGGCCTCCCACCCCAGACCCTGCACAGTTAGGCCTCTTGCAGGGAGGAAGCCCTCGGTCACCTGGTCCGGGGATTCCCAGCTCCGGCTGTCCCTCAGATCTTCTGGAGGCTGAATCCGGGCCCCACTCCAGCCCTGCTGACAGAACACCTGTAGTACATGCATCCAGGAGTCTCCGTGTTTATAGAGCTCCCGGATCATTGCGGGGCCCGACAAGGCCAGCCTGTTGATGGCCTCCAGACACAGGACCCCAGGCACCCTTTTAATAGTCCGGTGTTTGTTTTAACGTGTTAGGGTTtcggtgtttttttttcctctcctcacgTGTTAGTTCTCACATATGTATGGCTTAGGATGAGGCTGAGGTTGATGGTGCCTATTTACATTTCCAAAAAACCATCAAAGGAAAATAGTGAGAAAGTAATTTACAAGTGGTACTCAGATGTGGCCAGGCCATGGAGGGACTAAGTTAGTGATGTGAGTTGGGTGTCACCAGGCTCTCAGAGTGGCCCGGCCCTGTCTTCCAGGGGTGGTGATCAATCTCAGGGGTCTCTGAACCTCAGAATCCTTTTTTTTCTCAAGTCATTTTCTCCCTTCTCACTGCTGGTCTCTGGACTTTTGGGCCCTGGCTGAGGTGTGGGAGAGAGGCTGCCTCCTCTGACCCACCCAGGGGCCCCCGTACCTCACACCTTCCCCCCCAGGTGCTGGAAACATGCATGAAGAGCTGCGGCAAAAGGTTCCACGACGAGGTGGGCAAGTTCCGCTTCCTCAACGAGCTTATCAAGGTCGTGTCTCCCAAGGTGGGTGCCTCTATCATATGCTCAGACCTGTGCTGTCATGGGGGGTTGAACAGCGAGGATCCCAGATCGAGAGAGGAGGGTGACTGCCCTCCTCCTGACCCAGCACACACAGACCCTTTCTCAAGGTCTCCTTCACACAGCTGAATCCAGGACAGCTGGGCTTCTAGGAAGAATGTTCCAGGCTGCCCGGTGGCTGGCTGACTCTGGAGCAGCTCGGCACATAGGGAGAAATGACTGCAATGAAAGAACAGCTTCCCCAGTGTGGGCTGCTCAGGTCTGAGCTCTCTCCCTGCAGACCTAGCCGTGGCAGGTCTGGGCACCAGGGTGGGGTGCCCTGGTGCCCCCACTAGGTGTCTAGTGGAGGGTGTCCCTGTCCCCACTTACAAAAGTGGCCTCCTGAAGCCTCAGATCTGAGGCCCCAGAGTCCTCCCGTAGGGCACGAACAGGTTTGGTGCCTCTTCTTGGGTGTGTGAGAGCCCACCCCTTTCGCCCGTCCTCACCCAGGCCCGTCCCTTGGCCCGAGCAGCTGAATGACCCAGTAGCTGTTCTCAGGAGTTGATCAGTGTGAAAGCTAGTTCCCTCAGCCGAGTGTACTGCTGGGAAACTGAATGGGGCCTGGGGCCAAACGGTCCCACACCTGCTCCTTCCCTGGTCAGCCAGAAGCCTGGTAGCTCCTCCTCCCTGAGGTCACAATGTTAGGGGTTCCATGAGCCAACCGTGAGTAGATGCTGGGCTCTGGGCCTTTCAGCTCTGCGTCCCCAGTGCTGTCTCTCTGCTGTCACCTTACTGAACAGGTAGGGGACTGGGACGCCCAGGGCCATCTCAGCTTGGGAGCGGCAGGGCCTGGAGCTCTGCCGGGCTGGTCAGGTGGGACATGAGGGTCCTGTAGGCTGAGGTTTTGGAGGGAGTCCTGGGAAGGCAGCCAGGTTTGGGCTGGGGTTGGGGCTGCAGTGAGTGAGGCCAGCCAATGCAAAGCTTCCTCTCCCCCCGGTCCCTGAAGTACCTGGGTTCTCGGACATCAGAGAAGGTGAAGAACAAGATCCTGGAGCTTCTCTACAGCTGGACGGTTGGCCTCCCCGAGGAGGTGAAGATTGCAGAGGCCTACCAGATGCTGAAGAAGCAGGGTGAGGCCCCAGAGGTGGGGGTGACCACCCTCTCTGCTCTGCCCTGGGGCTCCAGCAGCTTCAGGGCCCTGTCAGCAAGATCATGGGTGTGCCTTTTAACTGCTCAAGACCACAGAGTCAGTGGGGCCTCATTATGGCTCTGACTGAGGCCAGATGGGCTGCAGAGAAGATGGGTTTGAGTCAGCCTTCCCCTCAGAGAGTGGCCCCCCATGGAATGGTCTCAAAATAGAGGCTCCTAAGTACACCCTGTGCCGGCTGCTGCTTGGCATGGTAGTTCAGGAGCAGGCCTTGACCCGGAAAGGCAGCACCAGCGTGCTGGAGAAAGCCTGCCTCCACGCTCCCTCCTACCCTTGCCTGCCCCCCATACCCCGCCCCGCCCTAGCCCCGAGACAGACAGTCTCCCCACTGCAGGGATTGTGAAGGCCGACCCCAAGCTGCCAGATGACGCCACCTTTCCCGTTCCTCCACCACGGCCGAAGAATGTGATCTTTGAAGATGAGGAGAAATCCAAGGTGAGGCTTCAGGGAGGGCCAGAGGAGGACCCCAGGCCCCTTGAGGGTCAGCGGATCCCAGCCCATGGTGGCACTGTCCTTGGATCAGAGGCTTGCACTAAGCACGGCTGTGTGGCGGGTGCAGGCGCCAGGTGTTAAGCCCTTACGCGTGGTGATGCTGCCCGCGCGGTGCCCTGCGCTTAGTACACACAGGCCTGAGCCTGGCGGCCGGGGGTTGGTCTGAGGGCATTTCACAGGCTGATCAGCAGGTTGCCTGTCTTTATGTCTGTGACTCTCAGCAGTAATTTTGCTAGCTTTTTGTTAAAGAAGCATGTGCTCATGGGCAAGAACTTAAAACAGCCCAGAGGTAAGATAAAAAAAAGCTTCTCTCTACCCAGTCTAGTCCCAGAGGGTAACTGCTGTTGAGTTTCCTGTACTTCCTTCCAGAAGAATTCTCTAGCAACATTAATGTAATTTTTCACAGCATTTGTGGAGAACTTATTTCTGCTGGGCACTGTGGAAAGCACTTACATGCAGTGTGGCACTTGTCCCACGGCCACCACGTAAGATTAAGATGTTagtagattctttaaaaaaaacaacataggattcatttattttatttcatcggCCTctacagcatgtggcatcttagctccctgaccagggatcgaacccacaccccatgCAGCaggagagtggagtcttaacccctggacggccagggaagtccccactgtcAGTAGGTCCTTGCCACCCCATCGAGAGCTTAGTGACTTACTCACGTCCCACCTCCAGGAAAAGGAGCCAGCACAGGACCCCAGGCCCAGAGAGTGCCGTCACAGCGGGTCCCTCTCTCTCCGCAGATGCTGGCCCGCCTGCTGAAGAGCTCCCACCCCGAGGACCTCCGAGCAGCCAACAAACTCATCAAGGAGATGGTGCAGGAGGTAATAGCCGAGCCCAGGGCTCAAGGAGGTGGCGGGAGGGGATGTTGAGCTGGGCCACCGAGGGGagctgtgtatatgtgtggaaCTCTGCAGTGACCCAGCTAAAGGGCCGTGACAGCACAGAAAGGGCTGACTGAGTCAGGGGACCCTGTGGGCAGAGCCAGGGTCAGTAAGTGCAGAAGAAAGCATTTCCCAGCAGCCGAGCTGACCTGCGCTGGCTTCTGTGAGACTGACTACCTCTTCTATAAAAGTTAGAAGGAAATTAGCTCTTACTGTACTTAAGATAGAGTATGTATACAGAGAAGGAAGAATATACGTGTATTTCATAAGGACGTGTACCTGTGTTGGGGGTGCATGCTGAAATCTTTTTTATTGATAAGAGTAAGTCATCAAAAGAATGCAGTCCAGACACACAGAGGCAGACATTCTGGGCTATCTTAGGGTAAGCTATGTGCTCTGACAACCCAGAGAAAGTCAGGGCAGCCCCTTTCAAGGAGGGCGACCGTATCAGACAGCACAGCACAAGCCCACCTTTCATTCCACAAGGAAGAAGCGTGTGGGGTGAGCAGAGTGGGTGCAGGATAGCAGGGTCCCTTCTGCAGCAGCCTTTCAAGGCCATGAGCTCCCCCCACTTGCCACACACCGACAGACACCTCACGGGGTCCTGGCACTAGTTTCTCTGTTGGTGACCACTCAGGTTCCCTTTCCCTCTCAAGTACAGGCACCTCCTTTCAAGGGACAGACGGAGCGGGAGGGTCTTGTAGAACCACAGGTGTGGATCTAGACCCCAGGCCTCCAGCATCACCTGGCAAATGTGTTGGACTCAAAGATCCCTGGGCCACCCCTGGAGATTCTGATGAGCTTGTGCGTCTAGAGCCTTGGCgagaggagaggaaaagtgaACACAGGGTGGGCCAAGGGCTTCTTGGACCAGAGTGCCCTGTCCAGGGCCCAAGGGGCTCTTTGCAGGGGCTGATCCCACACCCATCGGGCGCCTccagggtggtggggggcagcaTCCTGGCTCAGGTCCGGGCCTGACCCGGGCTCTCCGGGGCTGTTTGCCAATGCCTCCCCAGGACCAGAAGCGAATGGAGAAGATCTCGAAGCGGGCGAGCGCCATCGAGGAGGTGAACAACAACGTGAAGCTGCTGACCGAGATGGTGATGAACCACAGCCAGGGCGGCGCGGCGGCCCGGAGCAGCGAGGACCTCATGAAGGTGCGCCGCCCCCCacccggccccccccccccccgccccagtgCCCCCGCCGGCCTGACCTGCTCGCCCTGCTGCCCCCAGGAATTGTACCAGCGCTGTGAGCGCATGCGGCCCACCCTTTTCCGACTGGCCAGTGACACGGAGGACAACGACGAGGCCTTAGGTGAGCTGCAGTTAGAAGGAGCTACCACTAGGGGGccccccctcccttctccagcagtGATCTTGGGTTTCTCCACTTTGAGGAAGAAGGAAGCGAAGCTGAGGGGCTGACCCTGAGAAACTATGGGCCAAGCCCCCCCTTGGCAGACATCTCGTTTACTGCCTGTAAGCTGCACAGGAGGGGGAATTGTTCCTTTTTCACAGCTGGGGTTCAGGGAGGGAAGTGGCCTGTCCAGATCATCAGAGTGGTGGCAGAGCCAGGGAGGACTGGAGGCTCTCCCTCCAGACGCTGCCTCCTGGTAAGGGTGAACTTGAAACCAAGAGCAAGTCCCTCAGGCCTGAGCACCTCCACAGCTGGGCCCCGCGGCCACACGTAAGGGTCTCATCCTTGTTCTGTGCCCCCACACGAGCCGTGCCTCCCAGCAGTGGTCTGGGTACCATCTCAGCCCCCATTCATGGCCTTCCCTGAGCGCCTCCATGGCTGGGCCCCGTGGCCACACGTAAGGGTCTCATCCTTGTTCTGTGCCCCCACACGAGCCGTGCCTCCTGGCAGTGGTCTGCTACCATCTCAGCCCCATTCATGGCCTCCCCTGAGCGCCCCCCGCATGCCAAGTCCCTGGTGCAGCCAGGAGGCTCGGCCCTCAGCTCCCCTCAGCCCTGCCCTGGAGGACCCGGCTTGCGGCAGACGCGGTTCTAGGCCCGGGGCTATGGCAGTGACCAAAGTAAACAGCCAAATCCCCCAGGAGCTCTTATCCCATGACACAGGAGCCTGAGGGTGTGAGCCTGGCAGTTTGTTGGGCGGTGGTAAGGGGCATGGAGAAGAGCAGGGAAGGAACTGGGGTGTGGGGCCGGGGGTGAGGGAGGGCCTCCCTGAGGTGACGTGGGTAAAGACTGGAAAGCAGGAAAGGGTGAAGCCGTGTGGAGATCCAGGGGTTTCCAGACAGCAGGGCCAGTGTGGGGGCCTGGAGACCAGGGCCTGCGTCTGTGTTGAGGGGCTGGCAGGGGGCAGCCCGGAGGCTGGATGAGAGTCACGAGGTGCCTGAGGCAGAGGAGTCAGGATGGGCTGTCCCCAAGCCCCACGCCCCTCCCACGAGGCTTGGGATGCATGTGGGgcatcctccccacctcccccagaggCCCCCACAGTCCTtcagcccagcccctccccttctGCCTGTTCCAGcggagatcctgcaagccaacgACAACCTTACCCAGGTCATCAACCTGTACAAGCAGCTGGTGCGGGGCGAGGAGGTCAACGGCGAAGCCACCGCTGCCTCTATCCCCGGTGAGGAGGTGGCGGGAGAGCTGGGAGGGCCCACCGGCCAGAATCCAGGGTGGGGCGCTGGTCCCAGAGCTCAGTGGCCCCTTAAGATGAGGGAGGCCCCCACTGGGAGAGCTGGGGGAGGAGTCTGTGCCAAGCCTGCAGCTGCAGGGGAGGAAGTCTGGATgcggggcagaggggagggggctgagggTCTGGCAAGGACAGGCTGGGGAAAGAGGGCCTCCCTTTCATTTGACAAATCTGACGCCTCTTGTATGGGCCTGGATGACATCCCAAGGCTTAGTTTGATTATCAGAAGTGCACAGGGAGGGCTTGACACACAAGCATTGCAGCTCAGCTCCACTCCGGGTAAAGCGACAGCCAGGGGAGGCTAGAACGGGCCTTGCTGGGAGAGGCTGGGGGGCACTGCCCAGAAACAGTGGAGTCTAAGAAGGGCCTTAAAGGACGAGAGGCAATCCGCCAACTATGAGGGAAGCAGGAAGTACGTTCTGTGCAGAAGGGACACCACGTGCCAAAGAAGGGGCCTGGCAAGCAGATCCCAGGCAAGGGTAATGTGGCCAGGAGGGGAGCTTGCTGCTCCCTGACCCCAGGGACTCTGCATGTCCTCCACCCGGGGCTGGCCtgactctccttccccaccccagggagcACCTCGGCTCTTCTGGACCTCTCAGGCCTGGATCTCCCTCCGACAGGCGCCACCTACCCAGCTGTGCCCACCCGCCCTGGCGACCAGGCCAGCCCGGAGCAGCCCAGCACCTCAGTGTCCCTGCTTGATGATGAGCTCATGTCTCTGGGTGAGGAAGGGGCTGGGGCCGGGCCCGGTGTAGGGCAGGCTCAGCTGCAGGTCGGGGGTGATACCCCGGCACATAAGGCAGCTTTCAGAGTGTGGTCAGGTCAgcctgttcctcctcctcctctgagtCCTCTGGAGAATGGGGGAGGGGCATCAGGcccatttcacagctgaggaggttgaggctcagagaaaggaaggagatCCCGCCAGGTCCTACTGTCTGGGGTGAGGCTGGCCCCACCTCTGATAAGCCAGCCACACCTAGGCTCTGGCAGCCTAAGGGAAAACAAAGGGACTTCCCTACAGCAGGTTAGAGCCTAGAATTGGGAGCTACCCAGGCAAAAATCAGCAATCTCTTCACCcctgagaggaagaggaggggagctCTAGGCTCTGAGCACTAGAAGCTCCAGGAAAGCTGAGCTCTGTGACCCCCGCTGGTCCCAGACCAGGCCTGCAGTCACTACAGGAGGGGTTGGGGCTCCTGAGCCTGGCGGGGAAACGGGCTCAACCCTGGGGCAGAGCAGGGGCACCCAGCCGGGCACACAGTTTTCAAGTTCCCAACTTTCAGGGGCAGCCGCCCCATCTGAGAGCATTGAAGCACGAGAGCCTAGTAGCCATCTCCTCACAGTGGCCCTGATGTTGTGACAAAATAGAGGTAGGTGGTCGGGCTCTGTCACAGGAGACCTTACCCTGTCACAGGGGTCTCAGAGGATATGTTAGGAAAGTGACTTGGAAGCCGAGTCAGACTGAGTTCTCCTGAATTGGTTCTGAGGTAAAACCTACACCTGACGGACTCCAAGAAGCGATGGAGGGCCGGGGTCCCAGCGGGGGCACCCCTGACACACCACGCTGCTGTCTTAGCCCCGCTCCCCTCAGCCCAGGACACAGTGAGGCCAGCACCCCTGGTTTACAGATGCCAGAGCCAGGCTCCGAAAGCTGACCCTCTTGTCCAAAGGGCCACGGGCTTTGGGTGAGACCCTCCGATTCTGAAGCCTCCCCGGGAGCCTCTCTGCTGCTCTGGCTCGGCCATCAGCCAGGACGGGGAAGCGAGGACTTAGAGTGCGGAGGGGGACAGCAGACCAGGTCGAAGTCTCCTCTGCGGGCCGGTCAGCCAGCACCCCTTCCCTGGGAGGCTCTGACCACAGGGCGTCCCGAGGCCTGCATCAGAATCCCACCACCCGCCCCCTTTGCCTTCGGAGCTGGGGGAGACTCTGAGAGAACTGAGCAGCACTGGGCGGCAGCTACCTGACCTGGTGGTGGGTGTGtgagcccagcccccaccccacccctagcCAGCGGCTTTGGGGAAGCCACCTCCGGGtgagaggctgtgtgtgtgctcggcACTTCCTGTCCCCGCTGTCACAGCAGAGCCCTGAGCCTCCAGCTTCCTCTGCTTGCTGCTCAAAGTGAAGAAAATGTGGGAACCAGAACCCGACGTGGCAGGGCAGCAGCCGCCCAGCTCCCCCCTGCTCGGGGCAGTGGAGGAAGCCTGGGACCACAAAGGGGGCTCGTCCTGAACGGTTTTCTGTGGCAGGAagggtgcggggtgggggtggggcaggcagcaCAGGCTTCCCGTCTGCCAGGGAGGGTGTCCCAGCTCCTTTGCGTCTGAATTGTCCGATTCATTAGCGACAGCAGTCCTCAGAGGCAGATGCTGCTGTTGTCTCCTGAGGCGCAGGAAGGTTGTCACCAGCCCGGGGTCACAGCTGAGTGGCAGAGCTCTGTCTGAACGCCAGTCTTCAGGCCTTGCTCTGGTCACATCCACACTCTGGGCTTTCCAGTGGTGTGACCGTGGGCAGGTTGCTTAACCCCTCTGAGCGCCTGCTTCCTCATCCCTAAGGGAGGCGTGAGAAGCCTACACCCACCTTTTAAGGTTGCCTGAGGATTGAGGCCCATGTCTGCAGTGCCTGCCTCAAGGGTGTGGGAGCTGATAGTCTCCACTGTTGGCCTTGGTCTCAGGCGTGTCCAGACGAGGAGGCCCAGCAGTTGCGGCCTCCCTTACCTCTGCCCATCAGGTAGCGCATCAGCCCGTTGTTccgtcacttgagtcatgtccaactctgtgactgcccttggactgcagcacaccaagcctcacTGTCTTATTCACGCTTTGCTACAAACAAGACAGAGGTCAGACTGCCTGGTGACCTACTCCCCTCTACTGACCAGCAGGCAATGAGCAGGCCTTTCCAGAGGGACCACTGCCTTCTTTGCCCCCATCAGCCAACCTTTTGGCACATGCCAGGGCAGACAAGGCCTTTTATGTCTGCCCTGGCCATCATCTGCATGCTGTGCCCAGGGCCCCTGCGGCCCAGCCcagggttgctcagagtcggtCAGGCTTGGGCCCAGCGCCCTTCTGATGCTCAGAGGGTATCTATCCGTCGAGTCAGTCATTGGACGGGCACAGGATGCTGACTCCTGCCACC
It includes:
- the GGA1 gene encoding ADP-ribosylation factor-binding protein GGA1 isoform X2 — encoded protein: MEPAMEPETLEARINRATNPLNKELNWASINGFCEQLNEDFEGPPLATRLLAHKIQSPQEWEAVQALTVLETCMKSCGKRFHDEVGKFRFLNELIKVVSPKYLGSRTSEKVKNKILELLYSWTVGLPEEVKIAEAYQMLKKQGIVKADPKLPDDATFPVPPPRPKNVIFEDEEKSKMLARLLKSSHPEDLRAANKLIKEMVQEDQKRMEKISKRASAIEEVNNNVKLLTEMVMNHSQGGAAARSSEDLMKELYQRCERMRPTLFRLASDTEDNDEALAEILQANDNLTQVINLYKQLVRGEEVNGEATAASIPGSTSALLDLSGLDLPPTGATYPAVPTRPGDQASPEQPSTSVSLLDDELMSLGLSDPTPLSGLDGAGWNSFQRSLTALHPLYTQQSSDSTEAPAPTPAPSVDIRPPAQTPLPASSGLDDLDLLGKTLLQQSLPPESQQVRWEKQQPAPRLTLRDLQNKSSCSLPSSSATGLLHTVSPEPPGPPQQPTPTEVSLANITVPLESIKPSSILPVTVYDQHGFRVLFHFARDPLPGRSDVLVVVVSMLSTAPQPIRNIVFQSAVPKVMKVKLQPPSGTELPAFNPIVHPSAITQVLLLANPQKEKVRLRYKLLFTMGDQTYNEMGDVDQFPPPETWGSL
- the GGA1 gene encoding ADP-ribosylation factor-binding protein GGA1 isoform X5; amino-acid sequence: MEPAMEPETLEARINRATNPLNKELNWASINGFCEQLNEDFEGPPLATRLLAHKIQSPQEWEAVQALTVLETCMKSCGKRFHDEVGKFRFLNELIKVVSPKYLGSRTSEKVKNKILELLYSWTVGLPEEVKIAEAYQMLKKQGIVKADPKLPDDATFPVPPPRPKNVIFEDEEKSKMLARLLKSSHPEDLRAANKLIKEMVQEDQKRMEKISKRASAIEEVNNNVKLLTEMVMNHSQGGAAARSSEDLMKELYQRCERMRPTLFRLASDTEDNDEALAEILQANDNLTQVINLYKQLVRGEEVNGEATAASIPGSTSALLDLSGLDLPPTGATYPAVPTRPGDQASPEQPSTSVSLLDDELMSLGLSDPTPLSGLDGAGWNSFQSSDSTEAPAPTPAPSVDIRPPAQTPLPASSGLDDLDLLGKTLLQQSLPPESQQVRWEKQQPAPRLTLRDLQNKSSCSLPSSSATGLLHTVSPEPPGPPQQPTPTEVSLANITVPLESIKPSSILPVTVYDQHGFRVLFHFARDPLPGRSDVLVVVVSMLSTAPQPIRNIVFQSAVPKVMKVKLQPPSGTELPAFNPIVHPSAITQVLLLANPQKEKVRLRYKLLFTMGDQTYNEMGDVDQFPPPETWGSL
- the GGA1 gene encoding ADP-ribosylation factor-binding protein GGA1 isoform X7, whose amino-acid sequence is MEPAMEPETLEARINRATNPLNKELNWASINGFCEQLNEDFEGPPLATRLLAHKIQSPQEWEAVQALTVLETCMKSCGKRFHDEVGKFRFLNELIKVVSPKYLGSRTSEKVKNKILELLYSWTVGLPEEVKIAEAYQMLKKQGIVKADPKLPDDATFPVPPPRPKNVIFEDEEKSKMLARLLKSSHPEDLRAANKLIKEMVQEDQKRMEKISKRASAIEEVNNNVKLLTEMVMNHSQGGAAARSSEDLMKELYQRCERMRPTLFRLASDTEDNDEALAEILQANDNLTQVINLYKQLVRGEEVNGEATAASIPGATYPAVPTRPGDQASPEQPSTSVSLLDDELMSLGLSDPTPLSGLDGAGWNSFQSSDSTEAPAPTPAPSVDIRPPAQTPLPASSGLDDLDLLGKTLLQQSLPPESQQVRWEKQQPAPRLTLRDLQNKSSCSLPSSSATGLLHTVSPEPPGPPQQPTPTEVSLANITVPLESIKPSSILPVTVYDQHGFRVLFHFARDPLPGRSDVLVVVVSMLSTAPQPIRNIVFQSAVPKVMKVKLQPPSGTELPAFNPIVHPSAITQVLLLANPQKEKVRLRYKLLFTMGDQTYNEMGDVDQFPPPETWGSL